The Bacillus sp. Marseille-Q1617 genome has a segment encoding these proteins:
- the rpsO gene encoding 30S ribosomal protein S15 — MAITKERKNELISEYKTHENDTGSPEVQIAVLTEEINNLNDHLRVHKKDHHSRRGLLKMVGHRRNLLSYLRKKDVQRYRELINKLGLRR, encoded by the coding sequence ATGGCTATCACTAAAGAACGTAAAAACGAACTTATCAGTGAATACAAAACACATGAGAACGATACTGGATCTCCAGAAGTTCAAATTGCTGTCCTAACAGAAGAAATTAACAATCTGAACGATCACTTGCGCGTTCACAAGAAAGACCACCACTCTCGTCGCGGTCTTCTAAAAATGGTAGGTCACCGTCGTAATCTTTTATCTTACCTGCGTAAGAAAGATGTACAACGCTACCGTGAGTTAATTAACAAACTAGGTTTACGTCGATAA